The following are encoded together in the Mycolicibacterium arabiense genome:
- a CDS encoding SDR family oxidoreductase, which yields MNAIDPDKLNTCLQVLADIESLPPEHPDAVTIRRATASIFKSVKKARRDAKRDAVAVADHAVTAATATGAPGRVDDETRGLPLISTAVGASAGTLLRSRACYVCKDRYTIVDAFYHQLCPDCATINHAKRNARTDLTGKNALLTGGRAKIGMYIALRLLRDGARTTITTRFPNDAVRRFAAMPDSADWLHRLHVVGIDLRDPAQVVALADTVAARGPLDILVNNAAQTVRRSPGSYAALVEAERIPAPELVDVVTFDRVSEAHPAALAGSLAQTRAPHALTELALTARSASPDRIAAGTAIDAGGLLPDTASVNSWTQRVHEVDALELLEVQLCNQTAPFILISRLRPALAASSSRRTYVVNVSAMEGQFSRAYKGPGHPHTNMAKAALNMLTRTSAAEMLEQDGILMTAVDTGWITDERPHPTKLRLAEEGFHAPLDLVDGAARVYDPIVRGESGEDLYGCFLKDYAPSSW from the coding sequence GTGAACGCGATCGACCCCGACAAACTCAACACGTGCCTGCAGGTGCTGGCCGACATCGAGTCGTTGCCACCGGAGCACCCCGATGCAGTCACGATTCGTCGGGCCACCGCAAGCATCTTCAAGTCGGTCAAGAAGGCCCGCCGCGACGCCAAGCGCGACGCCGTGGCAGTCGCCGACCACGCCGTGACAGCCGCCACCGCCACCGGCGCCCCCGGCCGCGTCGACGACGAGACACGGGGCCTGCCCCTGATCTCCACCGCTGTCGGCGCCAGCGCGGGCACGTTGCTCCGGTCACGCGCCTGCTACGTGTGCAAGGACCGCTACACGATCGTCGACGCCTTCTACCACCAGCTCTGCCCGGATTGCGCGACGATCAACCACGCGAAGCGCAACGCCCGCACCGACTTGACCGGCAAGAACGCCCTGCTCACCGGGGGTCGCGCGAAGATCGGCATGTACATCGCGCTGCGTCTGCTGCGCGACGGGGCCCGCACGACGATCACCACCCGCTTTCCGAACGACGCCGTGCGCCGCTTCGCTGCGATGCCCGACAGCGCCGACTGGCTGCACCGGCTGCACGTCGTGGGCATCGACCTGCGCGACCCCGCTCAGGTGGTCGCGCTTGCGGACACCGTGGCCGCGCGGGGTCCACTCGACATCCTGGTCAACAACGCCGCCCAGACCGTGCGCCGCTCACCGGGTTCGTATGCAGCACTCGTCGAGGCCGAGCGGATCCCGGCACCGGAACTCGTCGACGTGGTCACGTTCGACCGCGTCAGCGAGGCCCATCCCGCCGCACTCGCCGGCAGTCTGGCGCAGACTCGAGCACCGCATGCGCTCACGGAGTTGGCCCTGACGGCGCGTAGCGCCTCTCCCGATCGGATCGCGGCGGGTACGGCCATCGACGCGGGCGGTCTGCTGCCCGACACGGCCTCGGTCAACAGTTGGACTCAACGCGTGCACGAGGTCGACGCCCTGGAGCTGCTCGAGGTGCAGCTGTGCAACCAGACCGCCCCGTTCATCCTGATCAGTCGACTGCGTCCGGCACTGGCCGCGTCGTCATCCCGCCGGACGTACGTGGTGAACGTGTCGGCGATGGAGGGGCAGTTCAGCCGGGCGTACAAGGGGCCTGGGCACCCGCACACCAACATGGCGAAGGCGGCGCTCAACATGCTGACGCGTACCAGCGCCGCCGAGATGCTGGAGCAAGACGGCATCCTGATGACCGCCGTCGATACGGGATGGATCACCGACGAGCGGCCGCATCCGACGAAATTGCGGCTCGCCGAAGAGGGTTTCCACGCTCCGCTCGACCTCGTCGACGGTGCCGCTCGCGTCTACGACCCGATCGTGCGCGGCGAGTCAGGGGAGGATCTGTACGGGTGCTTCCTGAAGGACTACGCCCCGAGCAGCTGGTAG
- a CDS encoding LLM class flavin-dependent oxidoreductase, with the protein MRFGNFMAPFHPVGQNPTLAIERDLDLIVAMDRLGFDEAWVGEHHSAGFEIIASPEVFIGVAAERTKHIKLGTGVSSLPYHHPLMLADRMVLLDHLTRGRVMLGCGPGQLTSDAHMLGIPADEQRPRMEQCLDAIMRLVRGETVTMHTEGFTLQDARLQLKPYSDPCFDVAVAASFSPTGPRGAGKHGIGMLSIAATAKQGMDLLAQHWTTWEEVAHAHGHVADRSKWRLVGPMHLAETREQAERDVEYGIAEFSQYFSHILPAGPVQGETTAEIIANNHASGFAVIGTPADAVAKIEELVEASNGGFGAFLLFDHDWAPPAAKLRSYELFAQYVMPHFTGHLTAPQASRDWVTASGTEFVDRASHAIGKAIEDHAAEQAATK; encoded by the coding sequence ATGCGCTTCGGAAACTTCATGGCACCGTTTCACCCCGTCGGTCAGAACCCGACGCTTGCGATCGAACGTGACCTCGACCTGATCGTGGCCATGGATCGCCTCGGTTTCGACGAAGCGTGGGTGGGCGAGCACCATTCGGCGGGGTTCGAGATCATCGCGTCACCCGAGGTGTTCATCGGCGTCGCAGCGGAGCGGACCAAGCACATCAAACTCGGGACAGGCGTGAGTTCGCTGCCGTATCACCATCCGCTGATGCTGGCCGACCGCATGGTCCTGCTCGACCACCTCACCCGCGGCCGGGTGATGCTCGGGTGCGGCCCAGGGCAGCTCACGTCGGATGCGCACATGCTCGGCATCCCCGCCGACGAACAGCGTCCGCGCATGGAGCAGTGCCTCGACGCGATCATGCGACTGGTGCGCGGCGAGACCGTCACCATGCACACCGAGGGCTTCACGCTGCAGGACGCGCGACTGCAGCTGAAGCCGTACAGCGATCCGTGTTTCGACGTCGCCGTCGCGGCATCTTTCTCGCCGACGGGCCCGCGCGGTGCAGGCAAGCACGGCATCGGCATGTTGTCGATTGCGGCCACCGCGAAACAGGGCATGGATCTGCTGGCCCAGCACTGGACGACATGGGAGGAGGTCGCGCATGCCCACGGTCACGTCGCGGACCGATCGAAGTGGCGGCTCGTCGGACCGATGCATCTCGCGGAGACCAGGGAGCAGGCCGAGCGCGACGTCGAGTACGGCATAGCCGAGTTCTCGCAATACTTTTCGCACATCCTGCCCGCGGGACCGGTGCAGGGCGAGACGACCGCCGAGATCATCGCCAACAATCACGCATCGGGTTTCGCCGTGATCGGTACCCCTGCCGACGCGGTGGCGAAGATCGAGGAACTCGTCGAGGCGAGCAACGGCGGCTTCGGGGCGTTCCTCCTCTTCGACCACGACTGGGCCCCGCCCGCCGCCAAGCTACGGAGCTACGAGCTGTTCGCCCAGTACGTGATGCCGCACTTCACCGGTCACCTCACCGCACCGCAGGCGTCGCGCGACTGGGTCACCGCGAGCGGTACGGAGTTCGTGGACCGGGCGTCGCATGCCATCGGCAAGGCGATCGAGGACCACGCGGCCGAACAGGCGGCGACGAAGTAA
- a CDS encoding sensor domain-containing protein produces MRRSTAAIATAAICILVSGCTRTGHAEVVTPTPSLVPRPLVERELASLLLTPEEVNAAMGTTGMALTGSQSAMSDNSATMAPMECLAIDGAAEAPVYANSGFWAERDESLNNGDRFTHYLKQAVVLFPTPELAGAFFDASVAQWPACHEYTHTQSGSMWYPGEISNVDATLSVIATQKDAAAPGWACGRSLSLRNNIIVDVNTCSADPADSAPRIARLIADDVSSRW; encoded by the coding sequence ATGCGCCGATCAACGGCAGCGATCGCAACGGCTGCCATCTGCATTCTCGTCAGCGGCTGCACGCGGACGGGTCACGCCGAGGTGGTCACGCCGACCCCGAGCCTGGTTCCGCGACCCCTCGTCGAGCGGGAGCTGGCGAGCTTGTTGCTCACGCCTGAAGAGGTCAACGCGGCGATGGGGACGACGGGGATGGCGCTCACAGGCAGCCAGTCCGCGATGAGTGACAACAGCGCCACCATGGCGCCCATGGAATGCCTCGCCATCGACGGCGCGGCGGAGGCGCCGGTCTACGCCAACAGCGGTTTCTGGGCAGAGCGCGACGAGAGCCTCAACAACGGCGACCGCTTCACGCACTATCTGAAGCAGGCAGTGGTGCTGTTCCCGACTCCGGAGCTGGCCGGCGCATTCTTCGACGCCTCCGTCGCGCAGTGGCCGGCCTGTCATGAGTACACCCACACCCAGAGTGGGTCGATGTGGTACCCGGGCGAGATCTCGAACGTCGACGCGACCCTCAGCGTGATCGCGACGCAGAAGGATGCCGCGGCTCCCGGCTGGGCATGCGGACGCAGTCTGTCGTTGCGCAACAACATCATCGTCGACGTCAACACGTGCAGTGCCGATCCCGCCGACTCGGCGCCGAGGATCGCGCGCCTGATCGCGGACGACGTGAGTTCTCGGTGGTAG
- a CDS encoding NmrA family NAD(P)-binding protein, producing MATALIIGASGTVGSQVVQELDRNHDGIDVRLATSRNDVAAAWRAEGRDAIILDLNVPEHFAEALQGVDRVFLLTGYTAEMLYQSKMFVDAAVTAGVRHLVHLGVFSSRRDNIPHFSWHDLIETYIEASGIAWTHLHPNVIGDSTLDVDPPITETGSFGVAWRDALQGWTFASDIAAVAAAVLREGPDKHARADYFLSTEVVTGPEVAEILTEALGMTITCNMTGPEHLAADVPAIPDAGTRLYMQSAVQTMRQAVAGNMGPQTVVRDDVQTVLGRPGITIKEWALKNLKHTSSA from the coding sequence ATGGCAACAGCTTTAATCATCGGCGCATCTGGAACAGTCGGATCGCAAGTTGTCCAGGAACTCGACCGAAATCATGACGGCATCGATGTACGGCTGGCCACCAGCCGCAACGACGTAGCCGCCGCGTGGCGTGCGGAGGGCCGCGATGCCATTATTCTTGATCTGAACGTCCCCGAGCACTTCGCCGAAGCCCTGCAGGGCGTTGACCGAGTATTTCTCCTCACTGGTTACACCGCCGAGATGCTCTACCAAAGCAAGATGTTCGTCGATGCCGCGGTCACGGCTGGCGTCAGGCACCTCGTCCACCTCGGAGTGTTCAGCTCCCGCCGCGACAACATTCCCCATTTTTCCTGGCACGATTTGATCGAGACCTACATCGAGGCCAGCGGCATCGCTTGGACGCATCTACACCCCAACGTGATCGGTGACAGCACGCTTGACGTCGACCCACCGATCACCGAGACCGGTTCATTCGGCGTCGCGTGGCGCGACGCCCTCCAGGGGTGGACGTTCGCCTCAGACATTGCCGCCGTCGCCGCCGCCGTGTTGCGCGAGGGTCCAGATAAACACGCCCGCGCGGACTACTTCCTCAGTACCGAGGTCGTCACAGGCCCCGAGGTCGCCGAAATCCTAACCGAAGCACTTGGTATGACAATCACCTGCAATATGACAGGCCCTGAACATTTGGCCGCCGACGTGCCAGCAATCCCCGATGCCGGCACTCGCCTCTACATGCAGAGCGCCGTACAGACGATGCGGCAGGCCGTGGCCGGCAATATGGGCCCCCAAACCGTCGTCCGCGACGATGTACAAACGGTCTTGGGCCGACCTGGGATCACGATTAAAGAATGGGCGCTGAAGAACCTCAAACACACGTCTTCGGCATGA
- a CDS encoding TetR/AcrR family transcriptional regulator: MSAPPRRPRRDALENRDRLLEVAARMFAEGSDHTPARIAHEAGVGVGTLYRHFPTQESLVVAAHRRQLALVCDLATDLASQHPGNVATRLWLEQFLNHAKANSNMCSALNAVIASGANPYGDAHELLEDAVSVLLEMGAKDATLRADVSADVALLLVGGVTHAAQHSSDQQLQRLVDLFMDALAV, from the coding sequence ATGTCCGCACCACCCCGCCGACCGCGGCGAGACGCTTTGGAGAATCGAGATCGATTGCTGGAGGTAGCGGCGCGCATGTTCGCCGAGGGGTCGGATCACACGCCGGCACGCATCGCCCACGAGGCCGGCGTCGGGGTTGGCACCTTGTATCGCCACTTTCCGACCCAAGAGTCTTTAGTCGTTGCCGCCCATCGACGCCAGCTCGCCCTTGTGTGTGATCTGGCTACGGACCTCGCGTCACAACATCCGGGGAATGTGGCAACCCGGTTGTGGCTGGAGCAGTTCCTCAATCATGCCAAGGCCAACAGCAACATGTGCAGCGCCCTGAATGCTGTAATAGCTTCCGGCGCAAATCCGTACGGCGACGCTCACGAATTGCTCGAGGACGCAGTTAGTGTCCTCCTAGAAATGGGCGCGAAAGACGCAACTCTGCGCGCAGATGTTTCCGCCGATGTTGCCCTGCTGCTTGTGGGTGGTGTCACCCACGCTGCACAACACAGTAGTGATCAGCAGCTTCAACGACTGGTCGACCTGTTCATGGATGCGCTGGCGGTTTAG
- a CDS encoding maleylpyruvate isomerase family mycothiol-dependent enzyme — MNSPSRPLTLLDKTEVLDGLFTSWDDIDRLLANVPAEAWSTPTSLPGWCVSDVVAHVIGTESMLLGEPTPEHDVSSLDHVRNPIGELNECWVRHLSGEPGARVIERFRSVTGRRREVLSAMSDDEWNAPTATPAGPDTYGRFMRIRVFDCWMHEHDIRDALSSAAADAELEGPTARLALDEMTVSMGFVVGKRGKAPDGSRVEIRLTGPLSRTIRVAVDGRAALVDDFGGAEPTTTIAVDGLQFTRLCGGRPLVAGRPEEIEYGGDVEVGQRIVANLNYVI, encoded by the coding sequence GTGAACAGCCCTTCACGACCCCTGACCCTTCTCGACAAGACCGAGGTGCTCGACGGCCTCTTCACGTCGTGGGACGACATCGACCGTCTGCTCGCCAACGTCCCTGCCGAGGCCTGGTCGACGCCCACGTCGCTGCCTGGATGGTGTGTCAGTGACGTCGTCGCCCACGTCATCGGTACCGAATCGATGCTGCTCGGCGAACCGACGCCGGAGCACGACGTCTCGTCCCTCGACCACGTGCGCAACCCGATCGGCGAACTCAACGAATGCTGGGTCCGCCACCTCAGCGGCGAGCCGGGTGCGCGGGTGATCGAGCGCTTCCGCAGCGTGACCGGTCGACGCCGCGAGGTCCTGTCCGCGATGAGCGACGACGAGTGGAACGCTCCGACGGCCACCCCCGCCGGACCCGACACGTACGGGCGGTTCATGCGCATCCGGGTGTTCGACTGCTGGATGCACGAGCACGACATCCGCGACGCGCTGTCGAGTGCGGCTGCCGACGCTGAACTCGAAGGACCGACGGCCCGGCTGGCGCTCGACGAGATGACCGTCAGCATGGGGTTCGTGGTGGGCAAGCGCGGCAAGGCGCCGGACGGGTCACGGGTGGAGATCCGCCTCACCGGACCGCTGTCGCGCACGATCCGGGTAGCGGTCGACGGTCGGGCGGCGCTCGTCGACGACTTCGGCGGAGCCGAACCGACGACCACCATTGCGGTGGACGGCTTGCAGTTCACCAGACTGTGTGGCGGGCGGCCGCTGGTCGCCGGCCGCCCGGAGGAGATCGAGTACGGCGGTGACGTCGAGGTGGGCCAGCGCATCGTGGCCAACCTGAACTACGTGATCTAG
- a CDS encoding EamA family transporter: protein MVLLTVLAVVFGGTVTTPAVVWGALCGISQAFGVWWFYAALAAGPISVVSPLTAILVAGVPVGVGVALGERPSVVAYAGIVVALLAVVLVSREAEGEADRPHRFTKQVAWMTVGSGLAFGLNFVLIDQAPVEARLWPLVFARVSASVLVVLIALASANLVVPRGVPLKLALAAGVLDTIANVAMLLALQVSLLSLTGVLISLYPAGTVALAMLVLKEHVTRWQAVGMVLALAAVAMIAAG, encoded by the coding sequence ATGGTGCTGCTGACGGTGCTGGCCGTCGTGTTCGGCGGGACGGTCACGACGCCCGCCGTGGTGTGGGGCGCGCTGTGTGGGATCAGCCAGGCGTTCGGCGTCTGGTGGTTCTACGCGGCGCTCGCCGCGGGACCGATATCGGTGGTGTCGCCGCTGACCGCGATCCTGGTGGCCGGGGTACCGGTCGGGGTTGGCGTGGCGCTGGGGGAGCGGCCGAGCGTCGTGGCCTACGCCGGGATCGTGGTGGCCCTGCTCGCGGTCGTCCTCGTCAGCCGCGAGGCCGAGGGCGAGGCGGACCGACCGCATCGCTTCACCAAGCAGGTCGCGTGGATGACGGTCGGTTCCGGGCTGGCGTTCGGGCTGAACTTCGTGCTGATCGATCAGGCACCGGTCGAGGCGCGGCTGTGGCCGCTGGTCTTCGCTCGGGTGTCGGCGAGCGTGCTGGTCGTTCTCATCGCGCTGGCGAGCGCCAACCTCGTGGTGCCGCGCGGCGTCCCGCTGAAGCTGGCGCTCGCCGCGGGCGTACTCGACACCATCGCCAACGTCGCGATGCTTCTGGCTCTGCAGGTGTCGCTGCTCTCGCTGACCGGGGTGCTCATCTCGCTCTATCCCGCGGGCACGGTGGCGCTGGCGATGCTGGTGCTCAAGGAACACGTGACGCGTTGGCAAGCGGTTGGCATGGTGCTGGCGCTGGCCGCGGTCGCAATGATCGCAGCGGGCTGA
- the smpB gene encoding SsrA-binding protein SmpB — translation MVNKKKVDEATRRNNQVVATNRKARHNYAILDTFEAGVALMGTEVKALRDGTASLADAFATVDDGEIWLRNLHIPEYHHGSWTNHAPRRNRKLLLHRSEIDNLIGKIRDGNLTLVPLSLYFTNGKVKVELALARGKQAHDKRQDMAKRDAEREVTRELGRRIKGMR, via the coding sequence GTGGTCAACAAGAAGAAGGTCGACGAGGCCACGCGGCGCAACAACCAAGTGGTCGCGACCAATCGCAAGGCGCGGCACAACTACGCGATCCTCGACACCTTCGAAGCGGGTGTGGCGCTGATGGGCACCGAGGTGAAGGCGCTGCGCGACGGAACCGCGTCGCTGGCCGACGCGTTCGCGACCGTGGACGACGGCGAGATCTGGCTGCGCAACCTGCACATCCCGGAGTATCACCACGGCAGCTGGACGAACCACGCTCCGCGGCGCAACCGGAAACTGCTGCTGCACCGCAGCGAGATCGACAACCTGATCGGCAAGATCAGGGACGGCAATCTCACGCTGGTGCCGCTGTCGCTGTACTTCACCAACGGCAAGGTCAAGGTGGAGCTGGCGCTGGCCCGAGGCAAGCAGGCGCACGACAAGCGGCAGGACATGGCCAAGCGGGACGCCGAGCGTGAGGTGACCCGCGAGTTGGGCCGTCGCATCAAGGGCATGCGCTGA
- the ftsX gene encoding permease-like cell division protein FtsX: MRFGFLINEVLTGLRRNVTMTVAMILTTAISIGLFGGGLLVVRLADSSRTIYLDRVESQVFLNNDVSANDPSCDADPCAALRKQIEDRDDVRSVRFLNRDQAYDDAIAKFPQYKDVAGKDAFPASFIVKLNNPEEHEDFDRSLVGQPGVLNVLNQKDLIDRLFAVLDGLSSVAFAVALVQAVGAVLLIANMVQVAAYTRRTEVGIMRLVGASRWYTQLPFLLEAMLAALLGVVISILGLITVRALFLDQALNQFYEANLIARIDYADILYISPLLLFVALAMAGVTAYATLRLYVRR; this comes from the coding sequence GTGCGCTTCGGCTTCCTCATCAACGAAGTCCTCACGGGACTTCGCCGCAACGTCACCATGACGGTGGCGATGATCTTGACCACCGCCATCTCCATCGGCCTGTTCGGCGGCGGGCTGCTGGTGGTGCGACTGGCCGACAGCTCGCGCACCATCTACCTGGACCGGGTCGAGAGCCAGGTCTTCCTCAACAACGACGTGTCGGCCAACGATCCGTCCTGCGACGCCGACCCGTGTGCGGCGCTGCGCAAGCAGATCGAGGACCGCGACGACGTCCGGTCGGTCCGCTTCCTCAATCGTGATCAGGCCTACGACGATGCGATCGCGAAGTTCCCGCAGTACAAGGACGTCGCAGGCAAGGACGCGTTCCCGGCGTCGTTCATCGTCAAGTTGAACAACCCCGAGGAACACGAGGACTTCGACAGATCACTCGTCGGGCAACCCGGCGTGTTGAACGTGTTGAACCAGAAGGACCTGATCGACCGGCTGTTCGCGGTACTCGACGGGTTGAGCAGCGTCGCCTTCGCCGTCGCTCTCGTGCAGGCCGTCGGCGCGGTCCTGTTGATCGCGAACATGGTTCAAGTCGCGGCGTACACCCGAAGAACCGAGGTGGGGATCATGCGGCTGGTCGGTGCCAGTCGTTGGTACACCCAACTGCCGTTCCTGCTGGAGGCGATGCTTGCGGCCCTCCTCGGCGTGGTGATATCGATCCTCGGTCTCATCACGGTGCGCGCGTTGTTCCTCGACCAGGCGCTCAACCAGTTCTACGAGGCCAACCTGATAGCCAGGATCGACTACGCCGACATCCTCTACATCTCACCGCTGCTGTTGTTCGTGGCGCTGGCCATGGCCGGTGTGACCGCGTACGCGACATTGCGCCTGTACGTACGGCGTTAG
- the ftsE gene encoding cell division ATP-binding protein FtsE produces the protein MITLDHVSKQYKSSGRPALDDVSLNIDKGEFVFLIGPSGSGKSTFMRLLLAEEHPTHGDIRVSKFHVNKLSNRHIPSLRQVLGCVFQDFRLLQQKTVFENVAFALEVIGKRSDVINRVVPDVLEMVGLSGKATRLPNELSGGEQQRVAIARAFVNRPLVLLADEPTGNLDPETSKDIMDLLERINRTGTTVLMATHDHHIVDSMRQRVIELELGRLIRDEQRGVYGMDR, from the coding sequence ATGATCACCCTCGACCACGTGAGCAAGCAGTACAAGTCTTCTGGCCGTCCGGCCTTGGACGACGTGTCGCTCAACATCGACAAGGGTGAGTTCGTCTTCCTCATCGGTCCGTCGGGTTCGGGCAAGTCGACGTTCATGAGACTGCTGCTCGCCGAAGAACACCCGACGCACGGCGACATTCGTGTCTCCAAGTTTCACGTCAACAAGTTGTCGAATCGCCACATCCCGAGTCTGCGGCAGGTGCTGGGGTGCGTCTTCCAGGACTTCCGGCTGCTGCAGCAGAAGACGGTCTTCGAGAACGTCGCCTTCGCGCTGGAGGTGATCGGCAAGCGCAGTGACGTCATCAACCGGGTAGTGCCCGACGTCCTGGAGATGGTCGGCCTGTCCGGCAAGGCGACCCGACTGCCCAACGAACTGTCCGGTGGCGAGCAGCAACGCGTCGCGATCGCGCGCGCCTTCGTCAACCGACCCCTGGTGTTGTTGGCCGACGAGCCGACGGGCAACCTGGACCCGGAAACCAGCAAGGACATCATGGATCTGCTCGAGCGGATCAACCGCACCGGTACGACGGTGCTGATGGCGACACACGACCATCACATCGTCGACTCCATGCGCCAGCGCGTCATCGAACTCGAGCTGGGACGCCTGATCCGCGACGAACAACGCGGTGTCTACGGAATGGATCGCTAA